In a single window of the Biomphalaria glabrata chromosome 13, xgBioGlab47.1, whole genome shotgun sequence genome:
- the LOC106062815 gene encoding sialin-like isoform X2, translating to MAHVKAPYFVSQRFVWALLSCLGIVLHTVTRDNIHAALSCMVNHDIQNLTSVNSDVDRGRNITYVCGGHVEYNVTRDFDWDEETVRQLLSVYLYGQLLTQIPASWLALRYSARLMWASGMAIGSLCTLLTPVSARTHVYLLLAVRFILGLSGGLTFPCVTTMQGKWCTPNERTKLASIVFAGTSVGSIYIFSTTGLLCEDIGWAAIFYFTGIFSFLWVFVWIFMTADTPVNHKWISDWERLYIDTNIGKVNLTKVQSVPWRKMLKSGPVWAIVIAHCCDSYVTYTILNLVPLYTSENLGFHIMQHGPLLGLPFVCMTVMCIAVGHLADTIRERGHLTTKTVRRSTQMFASLGTSVTLSLVGHVTCESRGVAFVLLCLMGMCIGFNRAGFMVNHLDLAPRLSGILFSISATFGTVPWMVTTYVAEALMPNRSQAEWRNVFYVCSSVSVFGAVLFGILADGDLQEWFRSREVFQDYGDRHELAGSVGRRVRNNFFSNPDENTVLVESET from the exons ATGGCGCACGTTAAAG CTCCTTACTTTGTTTCACAGCGCTTTGTTTGGGCTCTCTTGTCCTGCTTGGGCATTGTCCTGCACACGGTCACGCGTGACAATATCCACGCGGCCTTATCTTGCATGGTAAACCATGACATCCAAAACCTGACATCGGTGAATTCCGATGTCGACAGGGGCAGAAATATAACATATGTCTGTGGAGGACATGTTGAATACAATGTG ACAAGAGACTTTGATTGGGATGAAGAGACAGTCAGACAGCTTTTATCAGTGTATTTGTATGGACAGTTACTCACCCAAATACCAG CCTCATGGTTGGCACTACGTTACAGCGCTAGGTTGATGTGGGCCTCTGGCATGGCAATAGGTTCACTGTGTACTCTACTCACCCCCGTGTCTGCCAGGACTCACGTCTATCTGTTGCTTGCTGTAAGGTTTATCTTAGGACTCTCTGGT GGTCTTACGTTTCCTTGTGTTACAACCATGCAAGGGAAATGGTGCACACCTAATGAAAGGACAAAACTTGCTTCAATAGTGTTTGCAG GAACATCTGTTGGAAGTATCTATATATTTTCAACAACTGGGCTGCTCTGCGAAGACATTGGATGGGCAGCCATCTTTTATTTCACAG GTATTTTCAGTTTCCTGTGGGTCTTTGTTTGGATCTTCATGACAGCAGACACACCTGTAAATCATAAGTGGATCTCAGACTGGGAGAGACTGTACATAGATACAAACATAGGCAAAGTCAACTTAACGAAG GTTCAGTCAGTGCCATGGAGAAAGATGCTCAAATCAGGTCCCGTCTGGGCCATAGTCATTGCTCACTGTTGTGATAGCTACGTCACGTACACTATTCTCAACTTGGTGCCACTGTACACAAGTGAAAACCTTGGTTTTCATATCATGCAG CATGGACCGTTGTTGGGGTTACCATTCGTGTGTATGACTGTAATGTGCATAGCTGTTGGTCATTTGGCTGATACAATCAGAGAACGAGGTCATCTGACGACCAAGACAGTCAGGAGATCAACGCAGATGTTCG CTTCACTTGGTACAAGTGTGACTCTTTCATTGGTCGGACATGTCACATGTGAATCTCGAGGTGTGGCCTTTGTTCTACTTTGCCTCATGGGCATGTGTATCGGCTTCAATCGGGCTGGGTTTATGGTCAATCATTTAGACCTTGCACCAAG GTTGTCAGGTATTCTGTTCAGTATTTCTGCAACATTTGGTACAGTTCCATGGATGGTTACTACTTATGTCGCAGAAGctttaatgccaaat AGATCCCAGGCAGAATGGAGAAACGTATTCTATGTCTGCTCGTCCGTCTCTGTGTTCGGTGCCGTGTTGTTTGGCATTCTGGCAGATGGCGATCTCCAAGAGTGGTTCAGGTCCAGGGAAGTGTTTCAGGACTACGGAGACAGGCATGAACTTGCCGGTTCCGTGGGCCGCAGAGTAAGAAACAACTTCTTCTCCAATCCTGACGAAAACACTGTGCTGGTTGAAAGTGAAACGTAA
- the LOC106062815 gene encoding sialin-like isoform X1 — MAHVKAPYFVSQRFVWALLSCLGIVLHTVTRDNIHAALSCMVNHDIQNLTSVNSDVDRGRNITYVCGGHVEYNVTRDFDWDEETVRQLLSVYLYGQLLTQIPASWLALRYSARLMWASGMAIGSLCTLLTPVSARTHVYLLLAVRFILGLSGGLTFPCVTTMQGKWCTPNERTKLASIVFAGTSVGSIYIFSTTGLLCEDIGWAAIFYFTGIFSFLWVFVWIFMTADTPVNHKWISDWERLYIDTNIGKVNLTKVQSVPWRKMLKSGPVWAIVIAHCCDSYVTYTILNLVPLYTSENLGFHIMQASHGPLLGLPFVCMTVMCIAVGHLADTIRERGHLTTKTVRRSTQMFASLGTSVTLSLVGHVTCESRGVAFVLLCLMGMCIGFNRAGFMVNHLDLAPRLSGILFSISATFGTVPWMVTTYVAEALMPNRSQAEWRNVFYVCSSVSVFGAVLFGILADGDLQEWFRSREVFQDYGDRHELAGSVGRRVRNNFFSNPDENTVLVESET; from the exons ATGGCGCACGTTAAAG CTCCTTACTTTGTTTCACAGCGCTTTGTTTGGGCTCTCTTGTCCTGCTTGGGCATTGTCCTGCACACGGTCACGCGTGACAATATCCACGCGGCCTTATCTTGCATGGTAAACCATGACATCCAAAACCTGACATCGGTGAATTCCGATGTCGACAGGGGCAGAAATATAACATATGTCTGTGGAGGACATGTTGAATACAATGTG ACAAGAGACTTTGATTGGGATGAAGAGACAGTCAGACAGCTTTTATCAGTGTATTTGTATGGACAGTTACTCACCCAAATACCAG CCTCATGGTTGGCACTACGTTACAGCGCTAGGTTGATGTGGGCCTCTGGCATGGCAATAGGTTCACTGTGTACTCTACTCACCCCCGTGTCTGCCAGGACTCACGTCTATCTGTTGCTTGCTGTAAGGTTTATCTTAGGACTCTCTGGT GGTCTTACGTTTCCTTGTGTTACAACCATGCAAGGGAAATGGTGCACACCTAATGAAAGGACAAAACTTGCTTCAATAGTGTTTGCAG GAACATCTGTTGGAAGTATCTATATATTTTCAACAACTGGGCTGCTCTGCGAAGACATTGGATGGGCAGCCATCTTTTATTTCACAG GTATTTTCAGTTTCCTGTGGGTCTTTGTTTGGATCTTCATGACAGCAGACACACCTGTAAATCATAAGTGGATCTCAGACTGGGAGAGACTGTACATAGATACAAACATAGGCAAAGTCAACTTAACGAAG GTTCAGTCAGTGCCATGGAGAAAGATGCTCAAATCAGGTCCCGTCTGGGCCATAGTCATTGCTCACTGTTGTGATAGCTACGTCACGTACACTATTCTCAACTTGGTGCCACTGTACACAAGTGAAAACCTTGGTTTTCATATCATGCAGGCAAGT CATGGACCGTTGTTGGGGTTACCATTCGTGTGTATGACTGTAATGTGCATAGCTGTTGGTCATTTGGCTGATACAATCAGAGAACGAGGTCATCTGACGACCAAGACAGTCAGGAGATCAACGCAGATGTTCG CTTCACTTGGTACAAGTGTGACTCTTTCATTGGTCGGACATGTCACATGTGAATCTCGAGGTGTGGCCTTTGTTCTACTTTGCCTCATGGGCATGTGTATCGGCTTCAATCGGGCTGGGTTTATGGTCAATCATTTAGACCTTGCACCAAG GTTGTCAGGTATTCTGTTCAGTATTTCTGCAACATTTGGTACAGTTCCATGGATGGTTACTACTTATGTCGCAGAAGctttaatgccaaat AGATCCCAGGCAGAATGGAGAAACGTATTCTATGTCTGCTCGTCCGTCTCTGTGTTCGGTGCCGTGTTGTTTGGCATTCTGGCAGATGGCGATCTCCAAGAGTGGTTCAGGTCCAGGGAAGTGTTTCAGGACTACGGAGACAGGCATGAACTTGCCGGTTCCGTGGGCCGCAGAGTAAGAAACAACTTCTTCTCCAATCCTGACGAAAACACTGTGCTGGTTGAAAGTGAAACGTAA